The following coding sequences are from one Streptomyces sp. NBC_01294 window:
- the yjfF gene encoding galactofuranose ABC transporter, permease protein YjfF translates to MTTGIASAAAHLTRPFATVSPRTRTRIPLIVTAVLLAVMFGVGSVRYEGFLSAQVVLNLLIDNGFLLVVAVGATFVILTGGIDLSVGSMVALSTMLTAWLVESHGWPLATVIPLVLLVGAASGTLMGWIIHTFEIQPFIVTLAGMFLARGLCYTISTESITISDPTTAGIAQTRLYGPGGLFVSIPVVIALAVLVIAFVVLHHTRFGRNVYALGGNESSARLMGLPAGSTKIAVYAVSGLCSALGGLMLTFYMLSGYALHAMGMELDAIAATVIGGTLLTGGSGFVLGTALGVLVLGTIQTVVNFQGTLSSWWTRIVIGALLLVFIVLQRLMIGRRPAAD, encoded by the coding sequence ATGACTACCGGCATCGCGAGCGCCGCCGCGCACCTCACCCGCCCCTTCGCGACCGTGTCCCCGCGCACCCGCACCCGTATCCCACTGATCGTCACGGCCGTCCTGCTGGCCGTCATGTTCGGCGTCGGATCGGTGCGCTACGAGGGCTTCCTCTCCGCGCAAGTCGTACTGAACCTGCTGATCGACAACGGATTCCTCCTGGTCGTCGCCGTCGGGGCGACCTTCGTCATCCTCACCGGCGGCATCGACCTGTCCGTCGGCTCCATGGTGGCCCTGTCGACCATGCTCACCGCCTGGCTGGTCGAGTCGCACGGCTGGCCCCTGGCCACCGTCATTCCACTGGTCCTGCTGGTCGGAGCCGCGAGCGGGACGCTCATGGGCTGGATCATCCACACCTTCGAGATCCAGCCGTTCATCGTCACCCTGGCCGGCATGTTCCTCGCCCGCGGGCTCTGCTACACGATCAGCACCGAATCCATCACGATCAGCGACCCCACCACGGCGGGAATCGCGCAGACCCGGCTGTACGGCCCGGGAGGACTGTTCGTCTCGATCCCGGTGGTCATCGCCCTGGCCGTACTGGTGATCGCCTTCGTCGTACTGCACCACACGCGCTTCGGCCGCAACGTGTACGCGCTGGGCGGCAACGAGTCCTCCGCACGCCTGATGGGTCTTCCGGCGGGCTCCACCAAGATCGCCGTATACGCCGTCAGCGGCCTCTGTTCCGCGCTCGGCGGCCTGATGCTGACCTTCTACATGCTCTCCGGCTACGCCCTCCACGCCATGGGCATGGAACTCGACGCGATCGCCGCGACCGTGATCGGCGGCACGCTGCTGACCGGAGGCTCCGGCTTCGTCCTGGGCACCGCCCTCGGCGTGCTGGTCCTCGGCACGATCCAGACCGTGGTCAACTTCCAGGGCACGCTCAGCTCCTGGTGGACCCGGATCGTCATCGGCGCCCTGCTGCTCGTGTTCATCGTGCTGCAACGCCTGATGATCGGCCGCCGCCCTGCCGCCGACTGA
- a CDS encoding alpha/beta fold hydrolase — protein MTAATPRQARVTSTDGTEIAVTVTGQGRPLVVSPGALNASQDWQLLADLLAPHFTTYAIDRRGRGASGDNSEHTIQREADDIAAVLDLAGPDAILLGHSYGGLVTLAHALHQPPAAFILYEPPIPLSGPVGGDALAPFEEAVQAGDLDQALTLGLRNFLKLPDEAIEEFRQTPFWAIRASMTPTWAREMRAMDSFGDDLTRFATLDIPTLLVIGELSPRWLTDVSRRLHQALPDARLVEIPGEAHDAFLTGPHALADAITAFAADLTD, from the coding sequence ATGACTGCCGCTACCCCCCGCCAGGCCCGCGTGACCTCCACCGACGGAACAGAGATCGCCGTCACGGTTACCGGCCAGGGCCGCCCCTTGGTCGTCTCCCCGGGTGCCCTCAACGCATCCCAGGACTGGCAGCTCCTCGCCGACCTGCTGGCTCCGCACTTCACCACCTACGCGATCGACCGCCGCGGCCGGGGCGCCAGCGGCGACAACAGCGAGCACACCATCCAGCGGGAGGCCGACGACATCGCCGCCGTTCTCGACCTCGCCGGCCCTGACGCGATCCTGCTCGGCCACTCCTACGGCGGACTGGTCACCCTCGCCCACGCCCTGCACCAGCCCCCGGCGGCGTTCATCCTCTACGAGCCCCCGATCCCGCTGAGCGGCCCCGTCGGCGGCGACGCTCTCGCCCCCTTCGAGGAGGCCGTCCAGGCCGGCGACCTCGACCAGGCCCTCACCCTCGGGCTGCGGAACTTCCTGAAGCTCCCCGACGAGGCCATCGAGGAGTTCCGCCAGACCCCGTTCTGGGCCATCCGCGCGTCCATGACCCCGACATGGGCCCGCGAGATGCGCGCGATGGACAGCTTCGGCGATGACCTCACCCGCTTCGCCACCCTCGACATCCCGACCCTCCTTGTGATCGGCGAACTCAGCCCCCGCTGGCTGACCGACGTCTCCCGCCGCCTGCACCAGGCCTTGCCCGACGCCCGCCTCGTCGAGATCCCCGGCGAAGCCCACGACGCCTTCCTCACCGGCCCGCACGCCCTCGCCGACGCCATCACCGCCTTCGCCGCCGACTTGACTGACTGA
- a CDS encoding aldose epimerase family protein, with protein sequence MEHAYESVDQAAEPGQTAACPRTARPLRLDDGGTGERWRFGFPGRARAEVHTRGARLRSLILPDRWGHTADVVLAPRDPAACEGSARYFGATVGRYANRIARGGLVVDGVAHQLATQETGHTLHGGPDGFDQRLWRCEPFHSAHRTGVRLFLHSPDGDQGFPGALNVRLTYTLDRDDNLTMSYQAVADAPTIVNLTNHAYWNLEGEGRGNVLAHHLQVAAPLYTPVDAELIPDGPHRPVSDTPFDLRRHRRLSDVLTHTEAQLALAGGGFDHNWVLDGARRAGPRKAAVLYAPASGRSMEVRTTEPGIQVYTAQGLTGDITGKAGRPYHAYAGVALETQHFPDSPNRPDYPTVVLRPGELYRSTTIHSFTTVAA encoded by the coding sequence ATGGAACACGCATACGAATCTGTCGACCAGGCCGCCGAGCCCGGACAGACGGCCGCCTGTCCGCGGACGGCCCGCCCCCTGCGCCTGGACGATGGCGGAACGGGGGAGAGGTGGCGGTTCGGCTTCCCCGGCCGGGCCCGCGCGGAGGTCCACACGCGTGGCGCCCGGCTCCGTTCCCTGATCCTGCCGGACCGCTGGGGCCACACCGCCGACGTGGTACTCGCGCCCCGCGACCCCGCCGCCTGCGAGGGCTCCGCACGCTACTTCGGTGCGACGGTGGGCCGTTACGCCAACCGCATCGCGCGCGGAGGGCTCGTCGTCGACGGAGTCGCCCACCAGCTCGCCACCCAGGAGACCGGGCACACATTGCACGGTGGTCCCGACGGGTTCGACCAGCGCCTGTGGCGGTGCGAACCCTTCCACTCGGCGCACCGCACCGGTGTCCGCCTGTTCCTGCACAGCCCCGACGGTGACCAGGGATTCCCCGGTGCACTGAACGTGCGCCTCACCTACACGCTGGACCGCGACGACAACCTGACGATGTCGTACCAGGCGGTCGCCGACGCGCCGACGATCGTCAACCTCACCAACCACGCCTACTGGAACCTCGAAGGGGAGGGGCGCGGCAACGTCCTGGCCCACCACCTCCAGGTCGCGGCCCCCCTCTACACCCCGGTCGACGCCGAGTTGATCCCCGACGGCCCTCACCGCCCGGTCAGCGACACCCCGTTCGACCTCCGCCGGCACCGGCGTCTCTCCGACGTCCTGACCCATACGGAGGCGCAACTGGCTCTCGCCGGCGGAGGCTTCGACCACAACTGGGTCCTCGACGGCGCCCGGCGAGCCGGTCCTCGTAAGGCCGCTGTGCTGTACGCCCCCGCATCCGGCCGCAGCATGGAGGTGCGCACCACGGAACCGGGCATCCAGGTCTACACCGCGCAAGGCCTGACCGGTGACATCACGGGCAAGGCGGGCAGGCCGTACCACGCCTACGCGGGGGTCGCGCTGGAGACCCAGCACTTCCCGGACTCCCCGAACCGCCCCGACTACCCGACGGTCGTCCTGCGCCCGGGCGAGCTGTACCGGTCGACCACCATCCACAGTTTCACCACGGTCGCCGCCTGA
- a CDS encoding recombinase family protein, whose protein sequence is MAPGSPCRSRSGAVASAYHTGRFTKVPKLAKELRVQTPADRGPGQQWRPGAPVPAAVDPDLPSADIRIGYARCSTLGQELDSQLDALAKHGIDRDKVFSEKISTRIKVRPAFEEALKTAREIKAHAPHCRVLFTVYEMKRLGRDAAELTALADHLTEHGLVLEMLAGPLPGIYDPTGPGKLLFGFFAAMAETEREAIRDSTLEGLDTAARKGKYGGRPPVITDDMLHPCCGARHSASPSSRSSPT, encoded by the coding sequence GTGGCTCCCGGCTCGCCGTGCCGCTCGCGCAGCGGAGCGGTCGCCAGCGCGTACCACACCGGCCGCTTCACCAAGGTGCCCAAGCTCGCGAAGGAGCTGCGGGTACAGACGCCGGCCGACCGTGGACCCGGCCAGCAGTGGCGGCCCGGGGCTCCGGTGCCCGCCGCGGTCGATCCGGACCTGCCGAGCGCGGACATCCGCATCGGCTACGCCCGTTGCTCGACGCTTGGGCAGGAACTCGATTCGCAGCTGGACGCGCTCGCCAAGCACGGCATCGACAGGGACAAGGTCTTCAGCGAGAAGATCAGCACCCGCATCAAGGTCCGCCCCGCCTTCGAGGAGGCGCTGAAGACCGCCCGGGAGATCAAGGCGCACGCCCCACACTGCCGGGTCCTGTTCACGGTGTACGAGATGAAGAGGCTGGGACGGGACGCGGCCGAGCTCACCGCCCTCGCCGACCATCTGACCGAGCACGGCCTGGTGCTGGAGATGCTCGCCGGACCGCTGCCCGGCATCTACGACCCCACCGGGCCGGGCAAGCTCCTGTTCGGCTTCTTCGCGGCGATGGCGGAGACCGAGCGGGAGGCCATCCGCGACTCGACGCTGGAAGGGCTCGACACCGCGGCCCGCAAGGGCAAGTACGGCGGCCGGCCCCCGGTCATCACCGACGACATGCTGCACCCGTGCTGCGGCGCAAGGCACTCGGCGAGTCCGTCGAGCAGATCCAGCCCGACCTGA
- the araA gene encoding L-arabinose isomerase has translation MPSRTFPAQEIWFLTGSQGLYGEETLKQVADQSRQIAAALADASGIPARVVWKPVLTDADAIRRVCLDANADDRCIGLIAWMHTFSPAKMWIAGLDALRKPLLHLHTQSNVALPWDTIDMDFMNLNQAAHGDREFGHIQTRLGVPRKTVAGHVTDPVTSARVAVWARAAAARSELATLKVARFGDNMRDVAVTEGDKVEAQLRFGVSVNTYGVNDLVEVVDSADETEVASLVEEYADLYDLAPELRPGGERHDALRYAARIEAGLRTFLETGGFGAFTTNFEDLGGLRQLPGLAVQRLMAQGYGFGGEGDWKTAVLLRALKVAAAGLPGGTSFMEDYTYDLTPGNELILGAHMLEVCPTIAAARPSCEIHPLGIGGRQDPVRLVFGAAPGPAVVVGLADLGDRFRLIANDIDVVAPPHPLPALPVARAVWRPHPDLRTSTESWLTAGGPHHTVLSTALTSDHLDDLAEMLRLELALIDETTTPRQFRRDLRWNQAYYRLALGL, from the coding sequence GTGCCCAGCCGAACATTCCCCGCCCAGGAGATCTGGTTCCTCACCGGCAGCCAAGGCCTGTACGGGGAGGAGACGCTGAAGCAGGTCGCCGATCAGTCGCGGCAGATCGCCGCCGCGCTGGCCGACGCCTCCGGCATTCCCGCGCGTGTGGTGTGGAAGCCGGTCCTGACCGACGCCGACGCCATCCGCCGGGTGTGCCTCGACGCGAACGCCGACGACCGGTGCATCGGGCTCATCGCCTGGATGCACACCTTCTCGCCGGCCAAGATGTGGATCGCCGGACTGGACGCGCTGCGCAAGCCCTTGCTGCACCTCCACACCCAGTCGAACGTGGCCCTGCCCTGGGACACCATCGACATGGACTTCATGAACCTCAACCAAGCCGCCCACGGAGACCGCGAGTTCGGGCACATCCAGACCCGTCTCGGCGTACCCCGCAAGACCGTGGCCGGCCACGTCACCGATCCGGTGACGAGCGCACGCGTCGCGGTCTGGGCGCGGGCGGCCGCCGCACGATCCGAACTGGCCACCCTCAAGGTCGCCCGCTTCGGCGACAACATGCGCGACGTGGCCGTCACCGAGGGCGACAAGGTCGAGGCCCAGCTGCGCTTCGGCGTCTCCGTCAACACCTACGGCGTCAACGACCTGGTGGAGGTCGTCGACAGCGCGGACGAGACCGAGGTGGCTTCCCTCGTCGAGGAGTACGCCGACCTGTACGACCTGGCGCCGGAACTGCGACCGGGCGGCGAACGGCACGACGCGCTGCGTTACGCGGCCCGCATCGAAGCCGGCCTGCGCACCTTCCTCGAAACGGGCGGCTTCGGAGCCTTCACCACCAACTTCGAGGACCTGGGCGGACTGCGCCAGCTGCCCGGCCTCGCCGTGCAGCGGCTCATGGCCCAGGGGTACGGCTTCGGAGGAGAGGGCGACTGGAAGACCGCCGTCCTGCTGCGCGCCCTCAAGGTGGCTGCCGCCGGTCTCCCGGGCGGCACCTCCTTCATGGAGGACTACACCTACGACCTGACACCCGGCAACGAGCTCATCCTCGGCGCGCACATGCTGGAAGTCTGCCCCACCATCGCCGCCGCCAGGCCCAGCTGCGAGATCCACCCCCTCGGCATCGGCGGGCGCCAGGACCCGGTGCGCCTGGTGTTCGGCGCGGCCCCCGGACCGGCCGTGGTGGTCGGGCTCGCCGACCTCGGCGACCGCTTCCGCCTGATCGCCAACGACATCGACGTGGTGGCGCCCCCTCACCCGCTGCCCGCCCTGCCCGTCGCCCGCGCGGTCTGGCGGCCCCACCCCGACCTGCGGACCTCCACCGAATCCTGGCTGACGGCCGGAGGACCGCACCACACCGTCCTCAGCACCGCCCTCACCTCCGACCACCTCGACGACCTGGCGGAGATGCTCCGCCTGGAACTCGCCCTCATCGACGAGACCACCACCCCGAGGCAGTTCCGGCGCGATCTGCGCTGGAACCAGGCCTACTACCGGCTGGCACTGGGGCTGTGA
- a CDS encoding ABC transporter permease encodes MTTQPAKSEAAAAIGRRLAGHRLLWPALILLALLLGNLAFHHDFFSVRVRDGHLYGSLIDILQFGAPLILVALGMTLVIATRGIDLSVGSTVAIAGALACGHISTAARPGSVATMLTAVALALGVALVLGLANGFLVSGLGVQPIVATLILMVAGRGVAQLITDGQIVTVTSAPYKMIGGGYWLTFPFAVLLAAALVALTALVTRRSALGMLIESVGGNPAASCLVGIRAGGLLALVYVFSALCAAVAGLMISSNVSSADGNNAGLWIELDAILAVVVGGTALTGGRFSLGGTVLGALIIQTLSTTVYTLGVPPETTLVFKAFVVIVVCLVQSPVFRAKVLRRRRTTTPRSHTTAGAAPQQQEVRA; translated from the coding sequence ATGACCACCCAGCCCGCCAAGTCCGAGGCGGCCGCCGCGATCGGGAGACGGCTGGCCGGCCACCGCCTGCTGTGGCCCGCGCTCATCCTGCTCGCCCTGCTCCTCGGCAACCTCGCGTTCCACCATGACTTCTTCTCCGTCCGCGTACGCGACGGCCACCTCTACGGCAGCCTCATCGACATCCTGCAGTTCGGCGCGCCCCTCATCCTGGTGGCGCTCGGCATGACCCTGGTCATCGCCACCCGCGGGATCGACCTCTCGGTGGGTTCCACCGTCGCCATCGCCGGCGCCCTCGCCTGCGGGCACATCTCCACCGCCGCGCGTCCCGGCAGTGTCGCCACCATGCTCACGGCCGTAGCCCTCGCACTCGGCGTCGCACTCGTGCTGGGCCTGGCCAACGGCTTCCTGGTGTCCGGGCTGGGGGTGCAGCCCATCGTGGCCACCCTGATCCTCATGGTCGCGGGCCGAGGCGTCGCCCAGCTGATCACGGACGGCCAGATCGTCACGGTGACCAGCGCCCCCTACAAAATGATCGGGGGAGGCTACTGGCTGACCTTCCCGTTCGCCGTCCTCCTGGCGGCCGCCCTCGTCGCGCTGACCGCCCTCGTCACCCGCCGCAGCGCACTCGGCATGCTGATCGAGTCCGTCGGCGGCAACCCCGCCGCCAGTTGCCTGGTCGGCATCCGGGCCGGCGGTCTCCTCGCCCTCGTCTACGTCTTCAGCGCGCTGTGCGCCGCCGTCGCCGGGCTGATGATCAGCTCCAACGTCTCCAGCGCCGACGGCAACAACGCCGGACTGTGGATCGAGCTCGACGCGATCCTCGCCGTCGTCGTCGGAGGGACCGCCCTGACCGGAGGACGCTTCTCCCTCGGCGGCACCGTCCTGGGCGCCCTGATCATCCAGACCCTGTCCACCACCGTCTACACCCTCGGCGTCCCACCCGAGACCACCCTCGTCTTCAAGGCCTTCGTCGTCATCGTCGTCTGCCTCGTGCAGTCCCCGGTCTTCCGGGCCAAGGTCCTGCGCCGCCGCAGGACGACCACTCCCCGATCCCACACCACGGCGGGCGCCGCCCCGCAGCAGCAGGAGGTACGCGCATGA
- the araB gene encoding ribulokinase has translation MTSPHLLAPTPPSEESEQYTVGVDFGTLSGRAVVVRVRDGQELAAAVHAYRHGVIDRYLPQGGAPLPPDWALQHPQDWRDVLRHAVPQALAAAGIDPAAVIGIATDFTACTVLPTLTDGTPLAETELAGRPHAWPKLWKHHAAQSHADRINELAHARGEKWIARYGGRISAEWQFAKALQVLEEDPLVYESCARWIEAADWIVWQLTGTESRNACTAGYKGIHQDGAYPSEEYLAALNPRFADFARTRLEFPLSALGSRVGSLSTEAAAWTGLRPGIAVAAGNVDAHVTAAAAQAVEDGQLLAIMGTSTCHVVNAPVLADVPGICGVVAGGVVEGAYGYEAGQSAVGDIFAWVLDQGVPSDYLAEAAERGEDLHTLLTRKAAGQPVGGHGLVALDWLNGNRSVLVDHHLSGVIVGLTLATRPEDVYRALLEATAFGTRVIVETLEAGGVPVHEFIVAGGLAKNELLMQIYSDVLRRPVSLAASDQGPALGSAIHAAVAAGAHADVRTATAAMGRRLPAVYMPDAPRADAYDALFAEYRLLHDHFATGGLLHRLRHIRDTTHTAG, from the coding sequence TTGACGTCACCCCATCTCCTCGCGCCCACCCCTCCTTCCGAGGAATCGGAGCAGTACACGGTCGGCGTCGACTTCGGCACATTGTCGGGCCGCGCCGTGGTGGTGCGGGTTCGCGACGGTCAGGAACTGGCCGCGGCGGTCCACGCCTACCGACACGGCGTCATCGACCGGTACCTGCCGCAAGGCGGTGCGCCGCTGCCTCCGGACTGGGCCCTGCAACACCCCCAGGACTGGCGGGACGTACTGCGTCACGCCGTCCCGCAGGCCCTGGCGGCGGCCGGGATCGATCCCGCCGCGGTGATCGGCATCGCCACCGACTTCACCGCCTGCACCGTCCTGCCCACGCTGACCGACGGGACTCCCCTCGCCGAGACCGAGCTCGCCGGACGGCCCCACGCGTGGCCCAAGCTGTGGAAGCACCACGCCGCCCAGTCCCACGCCGACCGCATCAACGAACTCGCCCACGCCCGCGGGGAGAAGTGGATCGCCCGCTACGGCGGCCGCATCTCCGCCGAGTGGCAGTTCGCGAAGGCGCTCCAGGTCCTGGAGGAGGATCCGCTCGTCTACGAAAGCTGCGCGCGGTGGATCGAGGCCGCCGACTGGATCGTGTGGCAGCTCACCGGAACCGAGTCCCGCAACGCCTGCACCGCCGGATACAAGGGCATCCACCAGGACGGCGCCTACCCTAGCGAGGAGTACCTGGCCGCGCTGAACCCCCGGTTCGCCGACTTCGCACGCACCCGCCTCGAGTTCCCCCTCTCCGCTCTGGGCTCACGAGTGGGCTCGCTCAGTACGGAGGCGGCAGCGTGGACGGGGCTGCGGCCCGGCATCGCCGTGGCCGCGGGCAACGTCGACGCCCATGTCACCGCGGCGGCGGCCCAGGCCGTCGAGGACGGACAACTGCTCGCCATCATGGGGACCTCCACCTGCCACGTCGTGAACGCCCCCGTCCTGGCCGACGTCCCCGGCATCTGCGGGGTCGTGGCCGGCGGGGTCGTCGAGGGAGCCTACGGCTACGAGGCGGGCCAGAGCGCGGTCGGCGACATCTTCGCCTGGGTGCTGGACCAAGGCGTCCCGTCGGACTACCTCGCCGAGGCCGCCGAGCGCGGCGAGGACCTGCACACCCTGCTGACCCGGAAGGCCGCCGGCCAGCCGGTCGGCGGACACGGACTGGTCGCCCTCGACTGGCTGAACGGCAACCGTTCGGTCCTCGTCGACCACCACCTCTCCGGAGTCATCGTGGGTCTCACCCTCGCGACCCGCCCCGAGGACGTCTACCGCGCACTGCTCGAAGCCACCGCGTTCGGCACCCGCGTCATCGTGGAGACCCTGGAAGCAGGCGGCGTACCAGTCCACGAGTTCATCGTCGCGGGCGGACTGGCCAAGAACGAACTGCTGATGCAGATCTACTCCGACGTGCTGCGCCGCCCCGTCTCCCTCGCCGCGTCCGACCAGGGCCCCGCCCTCGGATCGGCCATCCACGCCGCCGTAGCCGCCGGCGCGCACGCCGACGTACGGACGGCCACCGCCGCCATGGGCCGCCGGCTGCCGGCCGTCTACATGCCCGACGCCCCGCGGGCCGACGCTTACGACGCCCTCTTCGCCGAATACAGGCTCCTGCACGACCACTTCGCCACTGGTGGCCTGCTGCACCGCCTGAGGCACATCCGCGACACGACCCACACCGCGGGCTGA
- a CDS encoding sugar ABC transporter ATP-binding protein has protein sequence MASPSTPPPTGAGGPRPVLEAHDIRKRFPGVLALDGVALRLFPGEVHALMGENGAGKSTLIKVLTGVHSADGGTILVDGRPHAFTDPLQAQRAGISTVYQEVNLCPNISVAENILIGREPRRFGLIHWSAMRQRAAELLTELDLDLDVTSLLDSHSLAVQQLVAIVRAVDVSAKVLVLDEPTSSLDREEVAQLFTLVRRLRDRGVAILFVTHFLDQVFDLCDRVTILRNGRLEGEYPIGELTPVTLVQRMIGGELATLDQLSSRAHEEAAERAAGEPFLQARQLTRAGSIEPYDLDIHAGEVIGLAGLLGSGRTEVARLLFGADSADAGEVSIEGKKVLLRTPRHAIARGIAFCSENRKSEGLVGELTVRENIILALQAARGWTRPLARAKQDELARHWIESLDIRPADPEAQVRHLSGGNQQKVLLARWLLTAPRLLILDEPTRGIDIGAKAEIQKLVARLAGEGTAVLFISAELEEVLRLSHRIAVLRDHRMVATLANDDTVTPERLLTTIATGTDS, from the coding sequence ATGGCATCGCCGTCCACCCCGCCGCCCACGGGCGCCGGCGGCCCGCGCCCGGTCCTGGAAGCCCACGACATCCGCAAGCGGTTCCCGGGCGTGCTCGCCCTCGACGGAGTCGCCCTGCGGCTCTTCCCCGGTGAGGTGCACGCCCTGATGGGCGAGAACGGCGCCGGGAAGTCCACCTTGATCAAGGTGCTCACCGGCGTCCACTCGGCCGACGGCGGCACCATCCTCGTGGACGGCCGGCCCCACGCGTTCACGGACCCCCTCCAGGCGCAGCGGGCCGGAATCAGCACCGTCTACCAGGAGGTCAACCTCTGCCCGAACATCTCGGTCGCCGAGAACATCCTCATCGGGCGCGAACCGCGCCGGTTCGGCCTCATCCACTGGTCCGCGATGCGGCAGCGGGCGGCAGAGCTGCTGACGGAACTGGACCTCGACCTGGACGTCACCAGTCTGCTCGACTCGCACTCCCTGGCGGTGCAGCAACTGGTCGCCATCGTCCGGGCGGTGGACGTCTCGGCGAAGGTGCTCGTGTTGGACGAACCCACCTCCAGCCTGGATCGCGAGGAGGTCGCCCAGCTCTTCACCCTGGTGCGGCGCCTGCGGGACCGCGGTGTGGCCATCCTGTTCGTCACACACTTCCTCGACCAGGTATTCGATCTCTGCGACCGCGTCACCATCCTGCGCAACGGGCGCCTGGAAGGCGAGTACCCCATCGGTGAACTCACCCCGGTGACGCTGGTGCAGCGCATGATCGGCGGAGAACTGGCCACCCTCGACCAGCTGTCCAGCCGTGCCCATGAGGAGGCGGCCGAACGGGCGGCCGGCGAGCCGTTCCTCCAGGCACGACAGCTGACCCGTGCGGGCTCGATCGAACCGTACGACCTCGACATCCACGCCGGCGAGGTCATCGGACTGGCCGGCCTCCTGGGCTCGGGCCGGACCGAGGTGGCGCGCCTCCTGTTCGGCGCGGACAGCGCGGACGCCGGAGAAGTGAGCATCGAGGGCAAGAAGGTACTCCTGCGCACCCCCCGCCACGCCATCGCCCGGGGCATCGCGTTCTGCTCCGAGAACCGCAAGTCCGAGGGACTGGTGGGCGAGCTCACGGTCCGCGAGAACATCATCCTCGCGTTGCAAGCCGCCCGCGGCTGGACCAGGCCGCTGGCCCGTGCGAAACAGGACGAACTGGCACGGCACTGGATCGAATCCCTGGACATCCGCCCCGCCGACCCCGAAGCGCAGGTGCGCCACCTCAGCGGAGGCAACCAGCAGAAGGTCCTCCTCGCGCGCTGGCTGCTGACCGCACCCCGGCTCCTGATCCTCGACGAACCCACCCGGGGCATCGACATCGGAGCCAAGGCGGAGATCCAGAAACTCGTGGCCCGCCTGGCGGGCGAAGGCACCGCCGTGCTGTTCATCTCGGCGGAACTCGAAGAGGTCCTGCGCCTGAGCCACCGCATCGCCGTGCTCCGGGACCACCGCATGGTGGCCACCCTCGCGAACGACGACACCGTCACGCCCGAACGCCTCCTCACGACCATCGCCACCGGAACGGACTCATGA
- a CDS encoding ABC transporter substrate-binding protein gives MARRAALVLTAALLASSALTACSTEGPASAPASGAKTGSGGTITMGFAQVGAESGWRTANTKSVQEAAKKAGIELKFSDAQQKQENQIKAIRTFIQQKVDVIAFSPVVESGWDTVLKEAKDAGIPVILTDRAVDTKDTSLYKTFLGSDFVKEGKSAGEWLTGAYANEQGPVNIVELQGTTGSAPANDRKAGFADAIRTDGKFKIVASQTGDFTRAKGKEVMQAFLKSQKDIDVLYAHNDDMALGAIQAIEESGKKPGTDIKVISVDGIKDAFVAMTEGKINVVVECNPMLGDQLMELAKKVVAGENVPTRVETQEGVFTQDQAAAALPSRNY, from the coding sequence ATGGCTCGCAGAGCAGCCCTCGTCCTCACCGCCGCCCTTCTCGCCTCCTCGGCGTTGACCGCCTGCTCGACCGAGGGTCCCGCCTCCGCCCCGGCCTCCGGGGCCAAGACGGGCTCCGGCGGCACGATCACCATGGGCTTCGCCCAGGTCGGCGCCGAGAGCGGTTGGCGTACCGCCAACACCAAGTCCGTCCAGGAGGCCGCGAAGAAGGCCGGGATCGAACTCAAGTTCTCCGACGCGCAGCAGAAGCAGGAGAACCAGATCAAGGCGATCCGCACCTTCATCCAGCAGAAGGTCGACGTGATCGCCTTCTCGCCGGTCGTGGAGTCCGGCTGGGACACGGTGCTCAAGGAGGCCAAGGACGCGGGCATCCCGGTCATCCTCACCGACCGGGCCGTGGACACGAAGGACACCTCCCTCTACAAGACCTTCCTGGGCTCGGACTTCGTCAAGGAGGGCAAGTCCGCCGGCGAGTGGCTGACCGGCGCGTACGCGAACGAGCAGGGTCCGGTCAACATCGTCGAGCTCCAGGGCACCACGGGCTCCGCACCCGCCAACGACCGCAAGGCCGGCTTCGCCGACGCCATCCGCACCGACGGCAAGTTCAAGATCGTTGCCTCGCAGACGGGCGACTTCACCCGCGCCAAGGGCAAGGAGGTCATGCAAGCGTTCCTTAAGTCCCAGAAGGACATCGACGTCCTCTACGCCCACAACGACGACATGGCCCTCGGCGCCATCCAGGCCATCGAGGAGTCCGGCAAGAAGCCTGGTACGGACATCAAGGTGATCTCGGTGGACGGAATCAAGGACGCCTTCGTCGCCATGACCGAGGGCAAGATCAACGTCGTGGTGGAGTGCAACCCGATGCTCGGCGACCAGCTGATGGAACTGGCAAAGAAGGTCGTGGCGGGGGAAAACGTGCCGACCCGGGTCGAGACCCAGGAGGGCGTCTTCACGCAGGACCAGGCCGCGGCCGCCCTGCCCTCCCGGAACTACTGA